In one window of Numenius arquata unplaced genomic scaffold, bNumArq3.hap1.1 HAP1_SCAFFOLD_1524, whole genome shotgun sequence DNA:
- the TECR gene encoding very-long-chain enoyl-CoA reductase isoform X1, with protein sequence MEGAGSPREGGQVAPSPILGLWRQAPPAKKMKKAVLFFEVEILDARTREKLCFLDKVEPHATIAEIKSLFTKAHPQWYPARQSLRLDPKGRSLKDEDVLQNLPVGTTATFYFRDLGAQISWVTVFLTEYAGPLLIYLLFYFRVPFLYGPRYDFTASRHPVVHLACCCHSFHYIKRLLETLFVHRFSHGTMPLRNIFKNCTYYWGFAAWMAYYINHPLYTPPAYGDEQVKLALAVFLFCQLGNFSIHVALRNLRPAGSKTRKIPYPTRNPFTWLFLLVSCPNYTYEVGSWIGFTIMTQCLPVALFSLVGFVQMAIWAQGKHRSYLREFRDYPPLRSPIVPFLL encoded by the exons ATGGAGGGAGCGGGGTCGCCCCGCGAGGGGGGCCAGGTGGCCCCGTCCCCCATCCTGGGGCTGTGGCGCCAGGCTCCCCCCGCCAAGAAGATGAAGAAAGCCGTCCTCTTCTTCGAGGTGGAGATCCTGGATGCCCGGACACGGGAGAAGCTCTGCTTCCTCGATAAG GTGGAGCCTCACGCCACCATCGCCGAGATCAAGAGCCTCTTCACCAAGGCCC ATCCCCAGTGGTACCCAGCCAGGCAGTCCCTGCGCCTGGACCCCA AGGGCAGGTCGCTGAAGGACGAGGACGTGCTGCAGAACCTGCCCGTGGGCACCACCGCCACCTTCTACTTCCGCGACCTGGGCGCCCAGATCAGCTGGGTGACG GTGTTCCTGACGGAGTACGCGGGGCCGCTGCTCATTTACCTGCTCTTCTACTTCCGCGTCCCCTTCCTCTACGGCCCCCGCTACGACTTCACCGCCAGCCGCCACCCCGTCGTCCA cctggcctgTTGCTGTCACTCCTTCCACTACATCAAGCGCCTGCTGGAGACGCTCTTCGTCCACCGCTTCTCCCACGGCACCATGCCCCTGCGCAACATCTTCAAG AACTGCACCTACTACTGGGGCTTCGCCGCCTGGATGGCCTATTACATCAACCACCCGCTGTACACCCCCCCCG cctACGGTGACGAACAGGTGAAGCTGGCGCTCGCCGTCttcctg TTCTGCCAACTCGGCAACTTCTCCATCCACGTGGCCCTGAGGAACCTGCGCCCGGCGG GCTCCAAGACGCGGAAGATCCCGTACCCCACCCGCAACCCCTTCACGTGGCTCTTCCTCCTCGTCTCCTGCCCCAACTACACCTACGAG gtcggGTCCTGGATCGGCTTCACCATCATGACACAGTGTCTGCCCG TGGCCCTCTTCTCGCTGGTGGGCTTCGTGCAGATGGCCATCTGGGCGCAGGGCAAGCACCGCAGCTACCTCCGGGAGTTCCGCGACTACCCCCCCCTGCGCTCCCCCATCGTCCCCTTCCTGCTGTga
- the NDUFB7 gene encoding LOW QUALITY PROTEIN: NADH dehydrogenase [ubiquinone] 1 beta subcomplex subunit 7 (The sequence of the model RefSeq protein was modified relative to this genomic sequence to represent the inferred CDS: deleted 1 base in 1 codon), whose translation MGAHLARRYLGDAETEPDPLQMPTFPPELGLPRRAPREMVASAEQLAGGRVPLEQRDFCAHHLLRLLRCHRDAFPVPWNCHHLRHAWDACQHRDYVMRMKEFERERRLLQRQKRLRKREAAAATTE comes from the exons ATGGGCGCTCACCTGGCGCGGCGCTACCTGGGGGACGCGGAGACGGAGCCGGACCCGCTGCAGATGCCGACCTTCCCCCCCGAGCTGGGGCTGCCGCGCCGGGCGCCCCGCG AGATGGTGGCCTCGGCGGAGCagctggcg ggggggcgggtgccGCTGGAGCAGCGGGATTTCTGCGCCCATCACCTGCTGCGGCTCCTGCGCTGCCACCGCGACGCCTTCCCCGTCCCCTGGAACTGCCACCACCTGCGCCACGCCTGGGACGCCTGCCAGCACCGCGA CTACGTGATGCGCATGAAGGAGTTCGAGCGGGAGCGGCGGCTGCTCCAGCGCCAGAAGCGGCTCCGGaagcgggaggcggcggcggccaccaCCGAGtga
- the TECR gene encoding very-long-chain enoyl-CoA reductase isoform X2, which produces MKHYEVEILDARTREKLCFLDKVEPHATIAEIKSLFTKAHPQWYPARQSLRLDPKGRSLKDEDVLQNLPVGTTATFYFRDLGAQISWVTVFLTEYAGPLLIYLLFYFRVPFLYGPRYDFTASRHPVVHLACCCHSFHYIKRLLETLFVHRFSHGTMPLRNIFKNCTYYWGFAAWMAYYINHPLYTPPAYGDEQVKLALAVFLFCQLGNFSIHVALRNLRPAGSKTRKIPYPTRNPFTWLFLLVSCPNYTYEVGSWIGFTIMTQCLPVALFSLVGFVQMAIWAQGKHRSYLREFRDYPPLRSPIVPFLL; this is translated from the exons GTGGAGATCCTGGATGCCCGGACACGGGAGAAGCTCTGCTTCCTCGATAAG GTGGAGCCTCACGCCACCATCGCCGAGATCAAGAGCCTCTTCACCAAGGCCC ATCCCCAGTGGTACCCAGCCAGGCAGTCCCTGCGCCTGGACCCCA AGGGCAGGTCGCTGAAGGACGAGGACGTGCTGCAGAACCTGCCCGTGGGCACCACCGCCACCTTCTACTTCCGCGACCTGGGCGCCCAGATCAGCTGGGTGACG GTGTTCCTGACGGAGTACGCGGGGCCGCTGCTCATTTACCTGCTCTTCTACTTCCGCGTCCCCTTCCTCTACGGCCCCCGCTACGACTTCACCGCCAGCCGCCACCCCGTCGTCCA cctggcctgTTGCTGTCACTCCTTCCACTACATCAAGCGCCTGCTGGAGACGCTCTTCGTCCACCGCTTCTCCCACGGCACCATGCCCCTGCGCAACATCTTCAAG AACTGCACCTACTACTGGGGCTTCGCCGCCTGGATGGCCTATTACATCAACCACCCGCTGTACACCCCCCCCG cctACGGTGACGAACAGGTGAAGCTGGCGCTCGCCGTCttcctg TTCTGCCAACTCGGCAACTTCTCCATCCACGTGGCCCTGAGGAACCTGCGCCCGGCGG GCTCCAAGACGCGGAAGATCCCGTACCCCACCCGCAACCCCTTCACGTGGCTCTTCCTCCTCGTCTCCTGCCCCAACTACACCTACGAG gtcggGTCCTGGATCGGCTTCACCATCATGACACAGTGTCTGCCCG TGGCCCTCTTCTCGCTGGTGGGCTTCGTGCAGATGGCCATCTGGGCGCAGGGCAAGCACCGCAGCTACCTCCGGGAGTTCCGCGACTACCCCCCCCTGCGCTCCCCCATCGTCCCCTTCCTGCTGTga